Proteins from a genomic interval of Salvelinus sp. IW2-2015 linkage group LG14, ASM291031v2, whole genome shotgun sequence:
- the serac1 gene encoding protein SERAC1 — protein sequence MSVAALRLIRCRRLSSTSGPGVKKVLPWRDIRKIAKMTGAVILGGCMFITYEVVSLNKAVRIDTQAIQQEKLKSYIYLSATPSKEQENLGTGLTYKARRELHKAARRFLEVSSRILLRPLDEHLSHMDADPHEVALWVLLKRACSGNRTTRLSAVQELAQNHHWHDYQYQTAAQAIDQRTALGLARTSQVDQRFFLSPPVLPWVEDRLSVEDGLRQLLASLPQSEVDQCVQYFTSLALRESTQSLAAQRGGLWCFGGNGLPYAQSLTSVPSEKVESFCLQALVQHSKVQSHCDHIVANGGLQLLQRVYQLRRDSPKIQRNILRIIGNLALNDSVHQAIVQSGWVPVLAEMMQSPHIIQASHAARALANLDRETVKEKYQDGVYVLHPQCRTSQPHQSDVLFVHGLLGAAFKTWRQKDCDPTEERKAAGASEDYTECWPKSWLAADCPNLRVLSVEYDTHLSDWRAKCPVENQRMSLAYRSRELLKKLKSAGVGDRPVVWVSHSMGGLLVKKMLLDASRDPDMRELMKNTKGVMFYSVPHHGTFMAEYSVNVRYLLFPSVEVRELCRDSPALRDLNVNFLNMAKDREFNVLSFAETXPTTIGPMIKILVVPTQSADLGIGDLVQVDVDHLNICKPEKKDSFLYKRSLQFIQDALKGYTSH from the exons ATGTCTGTGGCTGCACTCCGTCTGATACGCTGCAGGAGGCTGAGCAGCACCTCTGGCCCTGGTGTGAAGAAGGTTCTGCCGTGGAGGGACATCA GGAAAATTGCAAAGATGACCGGAGCTGTCATATTGGG GGGTTGCATGTTTATCACATACGAGGTGGTTTCCTTGAACAAGGCGGTACGCATCGACACGCAGGCCATTCAGCAGGAAAAGCTCAAATCCTACATCTACCTGTCAGCCACGCCCTCTAAAGAGCAGGAGAACCTTGGCACAG GGCTCACATATAAGGCCAGGAGAGAACTTCATAAAGCAGCGAGGAGGTTTCTGGAAGTTTCCTCAAGGATTCTTCTGAGGCCTCTGGATG AGCACCTGAGTCATATGGATGCGGACCCCCATGAGGTGGCGCTGTGGGTCCTGTTGAAGAGGGCTTGTTCAGGCAATAGGACCACCAGACTGTCAGCTGTACAGGAGCTGGCCCAGAACCACCACTGGCATG ACTACCAGTACCAGACAGCAGCCCAGGCTATAGACCAGAGGACGGCATTGGGTCTGGCCCGCACCTCTCAAGTGGACCAACGCTTCTTCCTGTCCCCACCTGTCCTGCCTTGGGTGGAAGAT AGGTTATCTGTAGAGGACGGTCTGAGGCAGCTGCTGGCATCtctcccccagtctgaggtggACCAGTGTGTCCAGTACTTCACCTCACTGGCCCTGAGGGAGAGTACCCAGTCCCTGGCTGCACAGAGG GGGGGTCTGTGGTGTTTTGGGGGGAATGGACTGCCCTATGCCCAAAGCCTCACTTCTGTCCCTTCTGAGAAGGTTGAGTCCTTCTGTCTACAGGCCCTAGTGCAGCACTCCAAG GTCCAGAGTCATTGCGACCACATCGTGGCCAACGGGGGCCTGCAGCTCCTTCAGAGGGTCTACCAGCTCCGCAGAGACTCCCCGAAGATCCAGAGGAACATTTTACGCATCATCGGCAACCTGGCTCTCAACGACAGCGTGCACCAGGCCATAGTACAGTCAG GTTGGGTGCCAGTGCTAGCAGAGATGATGCAGTCTCCACACATCATACAGGCGTCCCATGCTGCTCGGGCTCTGGCCAACCTGGACAGGGAGACGGTCAAGGAGAAGTACCAGGATGGAGTCTACGTGTTACATCCCCAGTGCCGAACCAG ccagccgcaccaat CGGATGTTCTCTTTGTTCACGGGCTCCTGGGGGCAGCCTTTAAGACGTGGCGGCAGAAGGACTGTGACcctacagaggagagaaaggcagCGGGTGCCAGCGAGGACTACACAGAGTGCTGGCCCAAG TCGTGGTTGGCTGCAGACTGCCCCAACCTGAGGGTTCTATCTGTGGAGTATGACACTCACCTGAGTGACTGGAGAGCCaagtgtcctgttgaaaaccagaG GATGTCTCTGGCCTATAGGAGTCGAGAGCTGCTGAAGAAGCTGAAGTCCGCAGGAGTAGGAGACAGGCCTGTGGTCTGGGTTTCACATAGCATGGGAG GTTTGCTGGTGAAGAAGATGCTGCTGGATGCGTCGAGGGACCCAGACATGAGAGAACTGATGAAGAACACCAAGGGCGTCATGTTCTACAGTGTGCCCCACCATGGCACCTTCATGGCAGAGTACTCTGTCAACGTCAGATACCTCCTGTTCCCCTCCGTAGAGGTCCGGGAGCTCTGCAGAG ACTCTCCAGCGCTGCGTGACCTGAATGTCAACTTCCTGAACATGGCCAAGGACAGGGAGTTCAATGTGCTGAGCTTTGCAGAGACGAWGCCCACCACCATCGGCCCCATGATCAAGATATTGGTGGTGCCAACGCAGTCAGCAG ATCTGGGCATTGGGGACCTTGTCCAGGTGGATGTGGATCACCTCAATATCTGCAAGCCTGAGAAGAAAGACTCGTTCCTCTACAAGCGCAGCCTacagttcatccaggatgcactGAAGGGCTACACCAGCCACTGA
- the gtf2h5 gene encoding general transcription factor IIH subunit 5 isoform X1: protein MPFALRHFVLVNNAASQQRSQPSTLLSKQALFFPGFGDWCLESNSIMVNVLKGVLVECDPAMKQFLLYLDETSALGKKFIIQDLDDTHVFILAEVVHILQERVGELMDQNSFPITQK, encoded by the exons ATGCCTTTCGCGTTAAGGCATTTTGTACTTGTTAACAACGCAGCCAGCCAACAACGCAGCCAGCCATCAACACTGTTGAGCAAACAAGCTCT tttttttccagGTTTTGGAGACTGGTGTTTGGAATCTAACAGCATCATGGTCAACGTACTAAAGGGTGTTCTTGTCGAGTG TGACCCTGCCATGAAGCAGTTCCTACTGTACCTAGATGAGACATCTGCCCTGGGAAAGAAGTTTATCATCCAGGACCTTGACGACACCCATGTTTTCATTTTGGCCGAGGTGGTCCACATACTCCAGGAGAGAGTTGGGGAGCTGATGGATCAGAACTCATTCCCCATCACTCAGAAATAA
- the gtf2h5 gene encoding general transcription factor IIH subunit 5 isoform X2, with the protein MVNVLKGVLVECDPAMKQFLLYLDETSALGKKFIIQDLDDTHVFILAEVVHILQERVGELMDQNSFPITQK; encoded by the exons ATGGTCAACGTACTAAAGGGTGTTCTTGTCGAGTG TGACCCTGCCATGAAGCAGTTCCTACTGTACCTAGATGAGACATCTGCCCTGGGAAAGAAGTTTATCATCCAGGACCTTGACGACACCCATGTTTTCATTTTGGCCGAGGTGGTCCACATACTCCAGGAGAGAGTTGGGGAGCTGATGGATCAGAACTCATTCCCCATCACTCAGAAATAA
- the dynlt1b gene encoding dynein light chain Tctex-type 1 → MDEFQTGEETAFVVDEVSTIIKESVEGAIGGNAYQHSRVNQWTTNVVEQSLSQLSKLGKPFKYIVTCVIMQKNGAGLQTASSCFWDNTTDGSCTVRWENKSMYCIVSVFGLAI, encoded by the exons ATGGATGAGTTTCAGACTGGAGAAGAG ACTGCCTTTGTCGTTGACGAAGTGAGCACTATCATCAAAGAG TCAGTAGAAGGAGCCATAGGAGGAAATGCCTATCAACATAGCAGAGTGAACCAATGGACCACCAATGTAGTGGAGCAGTCCCTGAGTCAACTTAGCAAACTGGGCAAGCCTTTCAAGTACATTG TGACCTGTGTTATCATGCAGAAGAATGGGGCAGGTCTACAGACAGCCAGCTCGTGCTTCTGGGATAACACCACTGATG GAAGCTGTACAGTGAGGTGGGAGAATAAATCCATGTACTGCATCGTCAGTGTCTTCGGCCTGGCCATCTGA
- the tmem181 gene encoding transmembrane protein 181 isoform X2, with amino-acid sequence MDVLAPMRLYTLSKRHFVLVFVVFLICFGLTVFIGMAGPKILAETKYSGDELLDKNQSIKTGPFILQSPPLSTYNQQLWLTCIMQVEHSTVVDFLQHFEINVELKGVMQDASVMHIRSNVHQKSRMLHCGAKCDEIIVVHLGYLNYTQYQINVSFKGLENITYEVKVNFMWKMYNPSFSQVEIWFRFVFVVLTFMVTCMFAHSLRKFSMRDWGIEQKWMSILLPLLLLYNDPFFPLSFLVNSWFPRTLDAFFQALFLCSLLLFWLCVYHGIRVQGERKCLTFYLPKLVIVGLLWLSAVTLGIWQTVNELQDPTYQYKVDIANFQGMKIFFLVVVTLYILYLIFLIVRACSELKNMPYTDLRLKFLTALTFVVLVISMAILYLRFGAKALQDNFVAELSTHYQNSAEFLSFYGLLNFYLYTLAFVYSPSKDAIYDSQLKDNPAFSMLNDSDDEVIYGSDYEEMPLQNGRAIKATAKYQNESDSD; translated from the exons ATGGAtgt GCTAGCCCCCATGCGGCTCTACACACTCTCCAAAAGACACTTTGTTTTGGTCTTTGTGGTGTTCTTGATCTGTTTTGGCCTCACTGTCTTCATTGGTATGGCAG GTCCTAAAATCCTTGCGGAGACTAAATACAGTGGAGATGAACTGCTGGACAAAAATCAATCCATAAAG ACTGGTCCCTTCATCCTGCAGTCCCCGCCCCTCTCCACCTATAACCAACAGCTATGGCTCACCTGTATAATGCAGGTGGAACACAGCACTG TGGTGGACTTCCTGCAGCACTTTGAGATCAACGTGGAGCTGAAGGGAGTCATGCAGGATGCCAGCGTCATGCACATCCGCAGCAACGTGCACCAGAAATCACGAATGCTGCACTGTGGCGCT AAGTGTGATGAGATCATCGTGGTGCACCTGGGCTATCTGAATTACacacagtaccagatcaatgtcaGCTTCAAAGGCCTGGAGAACATCACCTATGAAGTCAAGGTCAACTTCATG tgGAAGATGTATAATCCCTCATTCTCTCAAGTGGAGATCTGGTTCCGGTTTGTCTTTGTGGTTTTGACCTTCATGGTGACG TGCATGTTTGCTCACTCTCTGAGGAAGTTCTCCATGAGAGACTGGGGCATTGAGCAGAAGTGGATGTCCATTCTGCTGCCTCTACTACTGCTGTATAACG ATCCGTTTTTCCCACTGTCGTTCCTGGTTAACAGCTGGTTTCCGAGGACTCTGGATGCATTCTTCCAGGCCCTCTTCCTGTGTTCCCTGCTGCTCTTCTGGCTCTGTGTCTACCACGGCATCCGGGTTCAG GGAGAGAGGAAGTGTCTGACGTTCTATCTTCCTAAGCTGGTCATTGTCGGCCTCCTGTGGCTCTCAGCAGTTACCTTGGGGATATGGCAAAC GGTCAATGAGCTACAGGACCCCACCTACCAGTACAAAGTGGACATCGCTAACTTCCAG GGCATGAAGATTTTCTTCCTGGTGGTGGTGACCCTGTACATCCTGTATCTCATCTTCCTCATCGTCAGAGCTTGTTCTGAGCTCAAGAACATGCCCTATACCG ATCTCCGGCTGAAGTTTCTGACTGCGCTGACGTTTGTTGTCCTGGTAATAAG CATGGCGATACTCTATCTTAGGTTTGGTGCCAAGGCTCTGCAAGACAACTTTGTTGCTGAGTTGTCAACCCATTACCAGAACT CAGCTGAATTTTTATCTTTCTATGGATTACTCAACTTTTACTTGTACACATTAGCATTTGTGTATTCCCCCTCAAAAGATGCCATTTATG ACTCCCAGTTGAAGGATAATCCTGCATTCTCCATGCTCAATGACTCAGATGATGAAGTCATATACGG GAGCGATTACGAGGAGATGCCTTTGCAAAATGGCCGTGCCATCAAAGCAACAGCCAAGTACCAGAATGAGAGCGACAGCGACTGA
- the tmem181 gene encoding transmembrane protein 181 isoform X1, giving the protein MDTDYSAFENPLYSELKYFCKKIQEVYNELKEDLTPYRDDRFYRLAPMRLYTLSKRHFVLVFVVFLICFGLTVFIGMAGPKILAETKYSGDELLDKNQSIKTGPFILQSPPLSTYNQQLWLTCIMQVEHSTVVDFLQHFEINVELKGVMQDASVMHIRSNVHQKSRMLHCGAKCDEIIVVHLGYLNYTQYQINVSFKGLENITYEVKVNFMWKMYNPSFSQVEIWFRFVFVVLTFMVTCMFAHSLRKFSMRDWGIEQKWMSILLPLLLLYNDPFFPLSFLVNSWFPRTLDAFFQALFLCSLLLFWLCVYHGIRVQGERKCLTFYLPKLVIVGLLWLSAVTLGIWQTVNELQDPTYQYKVDIANFQGMKIFFLVVVTLYILYLIFLIVRACSELKNMPYTDLRLKFLTALTFVVLVISMAILYLRFGAKALQDNFVAELSTHYQNSAEFLSFYGLLNFYLYTLAFVYSPSKDAIYDSQLKDNPAFSMLNDSDDEVIYGSDYEEMPLQNGRAIKATAKYQNESDSD; this is encoded by the exons ATGGACACCGACTACTCCGCCTTTGAAAACCCTCTGTACAGTGAACTTAAATATTTCTGTAAGAAGATACAGGAGGTCTATAACGAATTAAAGGAAGACCTGACACCTTACCGCGACGATCGTTTTTACAG GCTAGCCCCCATGCGGCTCTACACACTCTCCAAAAGACACTTTGTTTTGGTCTTTGTGGTGTTCTTGATCTGTTTTGGCCTCACTGTCTTCATTGGTATGGCAG GTCCTAAAATCCTTGCGGAGACTAAATACAGTGGAGATGAACTGCTGGACAAAAATCAATCCATAAAG ACTGGTCCCTTCATCCTGCAGTCCCCGCCCCTCTCCACCTATAACCAACAGCTATGGCTCACCTGTATAATGCAGGTGGAACACAGCACTG TGGTGGACTTCCTGCAGCACTTTGAGATCAACGTGGAGCTGAAGGGAGTCATGCAGGATGCCAGCGTCATGCACATCCGCAGCAACGTGCACCAGAAATCACGAATGCTGCACTGTGGCGCT AAGTGTGATGAGATCATCGTGGTGCACCTGGGCTATCTGAATTACacacagtaccagatcaatgtcaGCTTCAAAGGCCTGGAGAACATCACCTATGAAGTCAAGGTCAACTTCATG tgGAAGATGTATAATCCCTCATTCTCTCAAGTGGAGATCTGGTTCCGGTTTGTCTTTGTGGTTTTGACCTTCATGGTGACG TGCATGTTTGCTCACTCTCTGAGGAAGTTCTCCATGAGAGACTGGGGCATTGAGCAGAAGTGGATGTCCATTCTGCTGCCTCTACTACTGCTGTATAACG ATCCGTTTTTCCCACTGTCGTTCCTGGTTAACAGCTGGTTTCCGAGGACTCTGGATGCATTCTTCCAGGCCCTCTTCCTGTGTTCCCTGCTGCTCTTCTGGCTCTGTGTCTACCACGGCATCCGGGTTCAG GGAGAGAGGAAGTGTCTGACGTTCTATCTTCCTAAGCTGGTCATTGTCGGCCTCCTGTGGCTCTCAGCAGTTACCTTGGGGATATGGCAAAC GGTCAATGAGCTACAGGACCCCACCTACCAGTACAAAGTGGACATCGCTAACTTCCAG GGCATGAAGATTTTCTTCCTGGTGGTGGTGACCCTGTACATCCTGTATCTCATCTTCCTCATCGTCAGAGCTTGTTCTGAGCTCAAGAACATGCCCTATACCG ATCTCCGGCTGAAGTTTCTGACTGCGCTGACGTTTGTTGTCCTGGTAATAAG CATGGCGATACTCTATCTTAGGTTTGGTGCCAAGGCTCTGCAAGACAACTTTGTTGCTGAGTTGTCAACCCATTACCAGAACT CAGCTGAATTTTTATCTTTCTATGGATTACTCAACTTTTACTTGTACACATTAGCATTTGTGTATTCCCCCTCAAAAGATGCCATTTATG ACTCCCAGTTGAAGGATAATCCTGCATTCTCCATGCTCAATGACTCAGATGATGAAGTCATATACGG GAGCGATTACGAGGAGATGCCTTTGCAAAATGGCCGTGCCATCAAAGCAACAGCCAAGTACCAGAATGAGAGCGACAGCGACTGA